One Candidatus Eisenbacteria bacterium DNA window includes the following coding sequences:
- a CDS encoding malonyl CoA-acyl carrier protein transacylase, translated as MTLAFLFPGQGAQKVGMGQALAAAHPIARETFAEADRVLGFGLTRLCAE; from the coding sequence ATGACGCTCGCATTCCTGTTCCCGGGGCAGGGAGCGCAGAAGGTCGGAATGGGTCAGGCGCTCGCAGCCGCGCACCCGATCGCGCGCGAGACCTTCGCCGAAGCCGATCGAGTGCTGGGCTTCGGACTCACCCGCCTGTGCGCCGAGG